From Glycine max cultivar Williams 82 chromosome 11, Glycine_max_v4.0, whole genome shotgun sequence, the proteins below share one genomic window:
- the LOC100526972 gene encoding NADPH:quinone oxidoreductase-like (The RefSeq protein has 1 substitution compared to this genomic sequence) — protein sequence MAAVAGASSSVIKVAALSGSLRKGSYNRALIRSAIELSQGRVEGLQIEYVDISPLPLLNTDLEVNGTYPPQVEAFRQKILAADSILFASPEYNYSVASPLKNALDWASRAPNVWAGKPAAIVSAGGGFGGGRSQYHLRQIGVFLDLHFINKPEFFLNAFQPPAKFNNDGDLIDEDAKNRLKDVLLSLKEFTLRLQEKN from the exons ATGGCAGCGGTGGCCGGAGCATCCTCGTCCGTGATTAAGGTGGCTGCACTTTCCGGATCTTTAAGGAAAGGCTCTTACAACAGAGCCCTCATTCGTTCTG CTATTGAGCTAAGCCAAGGTAGAGTTGAAGGCCTTCAAATCGAGTACGTTGATATTTCGCCTTTGCCCCTTCTCAACACCGATCTTGAGGTGAATGGGACCTACCCCCCACAAGTTGAAGCCTTTCGCCAGAAGATTCTCGCAGCTGATAGTATCCTCTTTGCTTCCCCTGAGTACAATTACTCTGTCGCAA GTCCTTTAAAGAATGCACTTGACTGGGCATCAAGGGCACCAAATGTTTGGGCTGGTAAACCTGCTGCCATAGTGAGTGCTGGAGGAGGCtttggtggtggaagatcacAATATCATCTACGCCAAATTGGAGTATTCTTGgatcttcatttcatcaacaaACCTGAATTCTTCCTCAATGCATTCCAGCCACCTGCAAAGTTTAACAATGATGGTGACTTGATTGATGAAGATGCCAAGAATAGGTTGAAGGATGTCCTTCTGTCCTTGAAGGAATTTACCCTTAGACTTCaaggaaaaaattga